From Euzebyales bacterium, the proteins below share one genomic window:
- a CDS encoding sugar phosphate nucleotidyltransferase yields MSDLAGIALAAGAGTRLRPLTLLRPKPLCPVANVALLDRALGHLSTHTAHLAVNAHHHADQIAAHVTDRVHLSVEQPELLGTAGALGRLRGWIAGRDVLLVNADAYLTGERSDGGGHDPPALATLVDGWDRRRCRLLVLPTDGPGDFVDDAGDQVRYVGACLLPWHLVATLRATPSGLYEMLWRGEREAGRLDLVRHRGTAIDCGTPADYLRANLHASGGRPVVGEGAVVEGSVERCVVWPHAYVGPDERLSECIRAGSRSDPVTVFAPLGSATAAGRNR; encoded by the coding sequence GTGAGCGACCTCGCCGGCATCGCGCTGGCGGCCGGCGCGGGCACACGCCTGCGGCCGCTGACGCTGCTGCGCCCCAAGCCGCTGTGCCCCGTCGCCAACGTCGCGCTGCTCGACCGCGCGCTGGGCCACCTGAGCACCCACACCGCGCACCTCGCGGTCAACGCCCATCACCACGCCGACCAGATCGCGGCCCACGTCACGGACCGGGTGCACCTGTCGGTCGAGCAGCCCGAGCTGCTGGGCACGGCCGGCGCCCTTGGGCGGCTGCGTGGGTGGATCGCCGGCCGCGACGTCCTGCTGGTCAACGCCGACGCCTACCTGACCGGTGAGCGCTCGGACGGGGGCGGACACGATCCACCCGCCCTGGCGACGCTGGTCGACGGCTGGGACCGCCGCCGGTGCCGGCTGCTCGTCCTACCGACCGACGGCCCCGGCGACTTCGTCGACGATGCCGGCGATCAGGTGCGCTACGTCGGCGCCTGCCTGCTCCCGTGGCACCTGGTGGCGACGCTGCGGGCGACGCCGAGCGGGTTGTACGAGATGCTCTGGCGCGGCGAGCGCGAGGCGGGTCGGCTGGACCTCGTGCGCCACCGCGGGACGGCGATCGACTGCGGCACGCCGGCGGACTACCTGCGCGCCAACCTGCACGCGTCGGGCGGGCGTCCCGTCGTCGGCGAGGGTGCGGTGGTGGAGGGCTCGGTCGAGCGGTGCGTCGTGTGGCCCCACGCGTACGTCGGCCCCGACGAGCGCCTGTCCGAGTGCATCCGCGCCGGCAGCCGCAGCGACCCCGTGACCGTCTTCGCACCGCTGGGCAGCGCGACGGCAGCTGGCCGGAACCGATAG